A stretch of DNA from Dioscorea cayenensis subsp. rotundata cultivar TDr96_F1 chromosome 4, TDr96_F1_v2_PseudoChromosome.rev07_lg8_w22 25.fasta, whole genome shotgun sequence:
TATATCATGTCAAAATCTCCAGTTTTGTCAGCTGGGATAGCCTGCATATAAGTTGATGTCAGTAACTAGACAGGAGAGGAGAACCAAATAAAATCTGGTGAAAAAGGAACTCACATCTTTCCAGCTATGGTCAAAGAATATGAAAGCTGCAGCTCCCAGCTCAACTAAGATTagcaagattaccaacaaagaGTACTGTTTGGATTAAGGATGCCAATAGAACTGTACATGAACTCTACTTGAGTATGCTTCTTATTCTTTGCTAAATGAAATTTGACTTGCAAAACTACAGGATTATAATATACATGACCAGTTTGGTTAAGCCAAGTTATAAAAGCTGGTACGCTTAACCACAATGATTTTAATATAGAAATGTAGTCATGTGTGATAAGTAGAAAGTTTGAAACAACTGCAGCTTTGAATGCAACTTCAATCTAACAACTAAAAGCACAACCTTAATTTTGTTTGAAGCCTGAAGTGTTATAGAATAGAGGAAACATCATGATATTAAAGTATCACATTGAAAATTAACTGAAATCAGGATACACATGATAGACAACATCCATTCCTTGTCGCTGCTCCTATGCAACCAAAACAAGATATAACGAATAGAACAACACCAACACCAATGAATAAGTAAATGAACCTGCAAAATATCATTCCACTGTCAAGATCACGGTCATCCTCCATTTACAAAAACAAGCTTAACCAATGACGCTACAAAAATCATCAATTTGTCTGCTGtcacaagaaattaaaaagaaaaagacaatcctTGGAGGAAAATGGAGATAAAAAAAGGGTACTTCCAATATTTCACTACAGAAGCAGCTTTCTTCATTTGACATCACTTGTTTTTGATATGCATGAACTCATTTAACTTGTTCACCAACAATGAACCTATAGCCATACAATAACCCAATTCTACATAGACAACTAGTTATCTATACAAACAGTACACATAATTATCTTCCTTTTCTCACAATAATTTATCTCAAGAACATGTTTTCCATAGCTTTTCAACTCTCCCGGAAAAATCTTTACAATCGAACAAAATACTATTCCACTACACGTAATGACATGCTTGACAATTTTAAGAAGAAGATCTTAAAAACTAAAGCCCAAAATTAACTGCAATAGGCATTTCAGATAAAACCTCAGAAGTGCAGATTTTACTAGAAGTCTAGAAAGCTCATTTTAAAAGCTTTTGCTTGTAAGAAGATCTTTCCAAATAAAACCCTAGACATGTCCTTAAAGTCTCAAGGCATTTCTAATAAACCCAAACCACATGTAAATCTCCAGTTTTTGTACTCAATTTCCACGAAGAAAAATCCAAGATATTTCTTATAGTAAACAATAACAAAGCCCTCTGCTAAAAATCTAGACATGTTCCAGTGAGTACAAGTTTAGAGTACACATTGTCCATACCCAACAAAGCACGCCAAACCCTAAACCAAAACTTAACCTTCACTACATATGATATAATTACAAGAATCAAAATGCACTAAATTCATCAAACAAGAACAATTagaagagaaacaaaagaaacataccAAGCTTTGGGTAGCTTATCAAGAATACTCTCGGACAATGAGACAACAAGAAGCATCGGCCGGCCAAGCTTCAAAATCTCAGAATCATAAGGCAAGGGAGGCGTAACTCCTCCATCATCACCACCGGAGAACCTGTTCCACTCTACCAAAAGATAGATACCATACCCCACCATCCCCAATCCCGTCACCGTCAGTACGAAGTTCAACAGCTTCAAAAAACACTCTAAAAACCCAACGCACGCCATGATCTCAACCCCTTCTCCAATCCAACAACTACTCCTTCACCCcaatctcaaaaaaaaaacctaaaaatccaccaaaatccTGAAATCCATTCCagaatttcaatcaaaaaccataaaaacaacagaaaaaaaaaggagaaaaacaaaTAGAGGATTGAATTCACGAGGAATGAAGATGGATGAAGGGATTACCTTTCTTTGATTTCCCAATTTGGAGATCGGATTTAGGAACCCTCGCTCGCTGGCTCTCAGACCGCGAGAAGGATATCGTTCCGCTTTTCTCGaggtttcttttctcttttaaaatttcaattttatatttatttatttattatttatttataatttattatttttttcctttttttcagtAATTAGGTGGTGTGATAATATATTGTCCACGTGGACGGCTGAGAATGATGGGCTCGTTTAGATGAACGGTAAAGACTAAGTGGAACACGACAAAGCGAAAGGTATGCCACGTCATCATATCCCAGCTGGTTTCTATCACTGTGGTCTCTAATCTACAAGAAGTTCCCCACTTGACTTTGAGTTTAATTACGATGATACCCTCATATGAATAATCAAGTCTCAATCAAACAccaaattattgtaattttattgaaattttagcATAATGTATCTAactttcaaatcaaattatcaaaatgatattataagaaaataattagaAGTGGGTCCATTTGCACGAGATACACTAACTAAATAAAGTTTCATCATTTGcatttatttcattgatatttTAGAAGAAAATTTCATTTAAGATAATGTTAGTTCACGGGTCACATTATCATCATTCACACACTTTGGTTCCAATGACccacataattaaaattaaaattaaaaaaaaaaaatcagatgcTCTTTCCAACCTGCTCAATGCCAAGTACAaacaaacaattatatatatatatatatatattcatattcaaGTTTActgcaaaattataaaaattaatactcTTTCATCAACTTGGAGAAGCAAGAGTGTTTTCTTTGCAGTAAATTGAAGGGTGTGTCATAATCAACCATTTTCCCTGTTTAATAAAGTAACATAGAGTTAAATAGCAGTTAAAATATGGAtatgaatatgtatatataagttataaaacTTACCATCATTCAAAATAAGAATGAAATCAGTGTCAATTGCTGTGTGGAGTCTGTGAGTTATAATGACAAGAGTGCAATGGTTGAAGTCCATAGTAATTCTCTTTTGAACCATGGCATCAGTAACAGAGTCCACTGAAGCTGTAGCTTCATCAATGATAAGAATGCTGCTCTTTTTCAGAAAAGCTCTTCCAAGACAAATCAATTGCCTTTGTCCCACACTCCAATTCTCTCCATTTTCAGAAactaataaaacaaacaaacaaaaagaaaactgcATTTTTAATCACAGTGTAACTGAATTTCAATCAATAAGTACAGTACTGAGTTTATGATACCTCTTGAATCAAGCTTCATTTTATGTCTGCGTATCAAGTCACCAACTTGGCATTTGTCTAACACCTGAAACATTATCagaaatttattatcttttttttttttggaggatttgactatatatatatatactgaccTCCCAAATCATTTGGTCAGTGTATTCTTCAAGGGGGTCAAGGTTCTTCCTCACTGTGCCTTCAAACATGGTTGGATCTTGAGGAATTATGCTGAGTTTTGATCTCAGATCATGAAGGCCTATCTTGCAGATATCTACATTATCAATCAGAATTTTTCCTGCTCGAGGTTCAACGATTCGGAAAAGAGATTGAATTAGAGTTGATTTCCCACTTCCTGTTTTCCCAACAATTCCTACTCTTTTCCTCCCTGGAAATGTGCAGGTAATGTCTTTCAAGACAGGTGGTGAGTTTTCTGCATATCCAACCTGCAAGTTTTTAATGCAAATTGTTCCTGTTTCCGGCCAGTTTTTCGGTGGCTGACACTTTTCAATCATTAATGGAGCTTCACTGTCTATCTTTGTGTATTGCAGTATTCTTTCAACTGAGATCATCTTAATTTCAGTGCTGCATAGGTTCCAGATTATCGTCGATATCTGCGCATTGAGATCGAATCCATATGTCACTGCCAATCCTGCAATGCCTGtaaacatgcatgcatgattgTTTGAGTGCATATAAATCAGGTAGAATTTTCAGTATTTGAATTCTGGAAACTCACTTGGGTTGATGAATTCTCCGGGGAGGCTGACAAGCAAGACTAATGAAAAGGCAAATACAAAATTAGATAACAAGTTCAGTCTGAAATGAAGCCATTCCATTGCAGAAACATTATGGAAACATGGTCTTGAATGGTTGTCTATCAGACTGAGTGTTGTGCTGGTGAAATGGTCTTCTTTTCCGAGTGCTCTGATAATTACAGCTCCAGTAAGTGATTCTGCAAAATGATGCAAGATTGGAGCTCTTTGTATTTCTGAAATGCGAGCGAGTTCTCGGGCAGTCGGAATGCAGTATTGCTGCCGAAATTGAagtttagtttttaaattgaataaagATCATGCACAAGATAAACCTTTGATTTCATTCTGACAAGAACCTCACTTGGTACCAAATGCAGATAGCTGTGACAGGGATGAAAATTGCGAAGACCGGCCATGCTACCTGAGACATTACTGTAATAGTACCCAAAATCTGAATAACCGAGAAGGCGCACCAGCTCAATTTCTTCGCAATATCCAAATCTAGTACACTTTGATCTGATGAAACCTATACAGAAATTCAAgttcaaattatttttcaagataaaaagaaaagaactacACAAATTCAGTAATCACTTACTCTGTCTAAAATTCTTTCAGTTGGCTTTGAATCAAAGAAAGACATAGGGGCATGGAAAATACTATTAAGCATGTCTTCAAAGTGCTTCTGTGATGTCAAAAGGCCGGTTATGGCGACGAGCATTGCTCGAAGAAGCACACATATTGAACCACCTAAACAGAGAAACATATAAACCAAGAAAAGGCAACTCATCTCCACTGTTGTATTGGTTGCTGTTGTTGAAGGAGAAGCCCAGGCCATCCAGTAATCACTCCCTACCTGCAAAACTTGAACAAGACACTCTGCTGTAACTATTATAACTACTAATCCACCTCCTCCCACTGCAGTCAAGTATGACCAGTAAACTTCTTTGCCAATgcttcctctttctctttcctcATCTTGAACATCTTGAGGAATATTTCTCTTCTTATCATCATGTTGTTCTTGAGTGATCATACTTAGTGCATCATCTTCATACTCACTTTCGGTTTGATTAGCAAACACTTTGTTCAAGTGTCTAGCTTCAATGACTGCTTGCAAAGCTTCCCTATGAGCTCCAACCAGTGACTGAAATCCTCTGTTTTGCTGCATTAGTTCTGGAAATCTCCCTGCCTGTTCAATCTTCCCATTCTTCATCACCTGCATAGTAATTTCATGCCTTTTTCTGAACTGTTTCATTtaatcagaagaagaagaaaaagaaaaagaaaaactacaaCTACCAGTATAAGGTCTGCAGATTGAAGAAACTCTGCTTGGTTTGTGACATATAGAATGGTCTTGTTCTTCAGCATTCCCATCAAACATTCCTTGAAAACTTTTCTCCTGGTCTGTGAATCGAAAGCGTTGAAAGGATCATCGAGAAGGTAAATGTCAGCATCCTGGTAGACTGCTCTAGCAATCTGAATCCTTTGTTTGAGACCTGCACTCATATTGATTCCTCTTTCACCAATCTCTGTTAGATCACCACTAGTCAGTGAATCAAGATCTTCCTTCAATGCACATACATGAATTGTTCTCTCAAACTTGTCATGGTTGTAAGTATTTCCAAGAAGAATGTTCTCTCTGATATTGCATGTCAGCATCCATGGAGACTGAGGAACATAAGCCATACTACCACTGATTGTCACACTCCCACCCACTCTCGGTACCTCTCCAAGCAAACATGAAAGCAGAGTAGACTTACCTGAGCCAACATTGCCACAAATAGCAACCTTCTCTCCCTTTTTCACCTTCAATTTTATCTCACCGAGTGTCGGAGAATCAGCGTCTGAATCCCAGCTGAACAATCCTTTCTCGATATTGATACTGAACTCAGTCTCATCTGCAGAGATTACCTCAACTGCATCAGTCTTCACTTCATCTTCCTGCAGGTATGATGCCACTCTATCAGCAGAAACTTTGGTTTCTGCAATCACTGTGAGCAAGTCTGGCAGATCAAAGATTGGGTCTTGCAGCATCCTGAATGTTGCCAAGGCAGACAGAATTCTCCCAGCAGTCAATGGGATTCCAAGCACTGTGCAAGCTCCAAATGTCACCACTGAAATCAGAGTGGGTGATTCCcataaaatgaatgataaaataGCTTCCAATCTCAGGAATTTCCACAACCATTTGTACTCAATCTTCCTCAGTGAATCTAGTTTGTCCAGGTACTTTGTGTCCCATGCTTGCAGCTTCAAAATCTTCATGTTTCTGAGAACTTCTGATGTTGCTTTCATGCGCTCGTCTTTCGCCTCCATGATCTTGGATTGCAGTGTCTCTTGCATTCGAGTAATCGGTAAGTTGCACAACACTATAACTGCCGTAGCTGCTAATCCTGCTAAGGAACCAATGCCTAAATTCACATGAAGTATATAAATTGCCAGTGAAACCTGTATGGGAAGCATCACTATGATGTTTGAGTACCACATGAGGTCTGTTATTCTTTGTATGTCAACATTCATGTAGTTAATGATCTCTCCACTTGTATGGCTCTTGCGCGATTGGCTTGATAGCCGGAGTCCCTTCTTGTACACATGAGAAATCAGAGCTGATTCGAGGCGAAGACCGAGCTGCCGGGCACCAAATATCCATTGCCTCTCAGCCACAGTCTCTACAAGTTTAGCACTCAGAAATGCAAGTGCAAGAATGTACCCTCTTTTCATCTTGTGCTCCTGCTTCCCActcaaaaacttcacaaaatcatcaatcaGAAAAGGGCCTACATAAGATGCAGCTGCACTTACAACAGCAAAACACGCATTTATAGCAGCCTTTTTTCTGATAAACAAGAAGATTGCTCTATATATACATTGATTTCTTGACCTGTATCTTTTCTGAATATCATTCAGACAGCAATCGAAAGAATGTGAGAGATACTCAGCCGAGTCCTTCACATCGACATCAGGTACTTCATCCTCTCCTAGAGGCTTCTTTATCCCGATTGCAAAGAGAGGATTTAGCCAAGAGAAAGTCACTAGTTGTGGAAGAGTTGCTTTGCCATATGGAGAGTATCTCTTACTCTCCTTCGGCTCTTGTGTTGAGGAATTGTGGAGAAGTTGTTCCTTGATGCTGTTAGATGAGAAACAAATCCCTGTTGTTCCTCTGATTGAATTAGCAGATAAGTATGAGCAAGCAATGATGTCAATTATGTCTGTATATTCCACAATGCTCAGAAATGCATTGTGTAGAACATTAGAATGCATGTCCAGAGCTAAACAGATCACTGACTGGAGAAAAATACAAATCCACCATGCTCTGATGCTCCATGGAAGTTTTGCACATCTAGTTCTCCTGAAATTGGAAACTGAAATCAACACAATTGCCGATGATAACACCTGCGTCGTTCTCGCAATTATTGTAAATGTGTACTTGCAATTGGTTCCTTTTCCTTGCAGTAGAAATAAAAGTCTGAGAAGATTGCTTGCAAATATGAATGAGCAGCAGCACATACTGGCTTTGTATGAGATGCTTAATTTTATGGGATCATGTGAATCTTCTGCTGTGGGGTTCTGTTTAGTGCTTGACatgttgtttctttttgaaagtGATTGGATTAAAAATCTCAGGATGAGTAAGAACTGGAGAAACACAACCAGGGCTTCCCAGAAACAAGGTGAGATCATCTCTGACCATGCTTGCCAATGCTGTGATACCTGAGTCTCTGTAAACAGTTTTTTCACATAATTTTTTGTTACATTTTAATAACTTCACATGTTCAGAAATCATATAAATTATCAAAGAAGAATAATTATCTGCAGTCAGCTATGCACATGTTAAGTCATAGTCTCTTAAACTTAGAAAATATATGCAACATTGATGTCATTACAAACACTGAAAAAACTAAATTCTTCAGAAGAACTAACAAAAGCATCAGATAATGAAATATGAATTTCACACTCTAAAATGGAAATAGAAATCTCtactaaaaatttttctttaaaaaaaaaaacgactTACTCAATGCATTAAGCATGTCTCTGCTTTGAAGAGTTTTGGAGAACTTGAGCACTgaactctctctttctcttccaaAAGCTTTGATTGTTTTGAAAGTGTAGCTTTGGGACATCAAACTAAACGAATCTTAAACCACATTTGAACTGGCAATGGAGTTCTCATAATTCAGATGGAAGATGAGTAGCAATTCTCTGATCATATGCTGGGAAGCAGGGAGGTTCCTTGGTGGTGCTTTCTACGTACCACCAAGCATGCTTGCATGCGTTGCTTCATTGCATGAGCTTTTCTAGCTTGAGACAAGCTTCTATGAATCTAATAATAGAAACATGacatttatattaataattaatgggAGAAAAGTAATAAAAGGTGACTCTTTAATTCATGTTTGATATACACATGTGAGCAGTGTCTCAAAAGTGCCTCCATGATTTAATGCTCATTAGAAGATTGGATCATTGGAGTGGATTCTAGGTACTTCATATGTCAATCTTCTTTCacattcttcttcctttctgTAGTTTCTGAGCATTTCACTTAGCAATCATGGTATTAATTATGTTCATCataaaagagacaaaaaaaattaagtcaaATACCAAATTTTTATTAGCTTCCATAATTTGTCCTTGGTACATGAATTAGAGTCACATACACAGGCaggagaagaagtagaagaagaagcagcagcagcagtaatTTGAGGCAAATGGGTGATTTCTTCTGATATATCTGCAAAAGCTTTTTAAAGCTAAAATTTTTGGCTTTGTTTCTGAAACCAATTGTTTCAGTATTTGACATCAGACTCCATTTGTGAGGCAGCTAAAGCTCTGTGATCTTAAAGAGTACTCCTTTATAAGCTTTGAGAATGCTGAGTCTTCCCTTTCCAGTAATTTGGCTGGTGAATCATACTCAAGAACTTTCCCTGTTTCAAAAAATGGAACATCATCACCATATGATTTATTTCCAAACATCTTTGATTATCTTTTCAAATTCTATTTATCTCACCTTCACTTAGAACCAGAATTAGATCACTGTCTATAACAGTATGAATTCTGTGAGCAATGGTAACCACTGTACAACCTTCGAATTCCTCCCGGATGGTCTCTTGTATTATACCATCAGTAGCAGAATCAACAGAGGCTGTTGCTtcatcaagaacaagaacagcACTTCTTTTTAGCAGTGCTCTTCCCAGACAAAATAGCTGTCTCTGACCCACACTCAAGTTATCACCATTTTCTACAACTGCAATAAGCCTCTTATTAGTATGAACATTCAATTCAAGCACTATGTTCTTGATTTGCATAACTTACTTTTCAGTTCCAGTTTCTTTTCATCTTGTCGAACCAATTCGCCAAGTTGACACTTGTTTAATACCTGAATTCACGACAAGTTATACAATGCATAAGAATTagtcatataattttttctttagttaGTAAGAATATGAAACTTGCCTCCCATATTCTTTGATCAGGGTATTCATTCAGTGGATCAAGATTCCCTCTGGCTGTTCCTTCAAACATAGTTGGGTCTTGTGGGATGATACTGAGCCTGGCTCTCAGGTCATGCAGACCAATCTTGCAGATATCCACATTATCAATTACAATGCTTCCTTCTCGTGGTTCGACTATGCGGAAAAGAGCCTGTATCAAAGTTGATTTACCACTGCCAGTTCGCCCGACGacaccaaccttcttccttccAGGAATTGTACATGTAATGTTTCTCAAAACTGACGGCAGATGTTCCGCATATCTAACCTGCAGGAACAAGGAATTCATATTAGTTAAAATACCATAAACATGAACTTTGAAGATGGATAAAGAGTTGGCTCTATACTTTCAAGTTTGTAAAGCAAATTGTTCCCTGTGTTTGGCCAGTTAGCTGGTGGTCGGCAGCTGTCGATCACCAAAGGAGCTTCGCTTTTGATTCGAGAGTATTGCAGTATTCTTTCCACTgaaatcattttattttcagCATTGCATATATTCCAGATTATAGTAGCAAGTTGTGAATTGAGATTCAATCCATAAGTCACAGCCAACCCTGCAAGGCCTGTAAAGCAAGGAACAAATGTTAATCTGATTTGACGAGGATtggttttaaaacaaaaacagataATAATCAGACTCACTTGGATTTATAAATCCTTCAGGGAGACTAACAAGCAAAATCAATGAGAATGCGAAGACAAAATTTGATAACAAGTTCAGTCTGAAGGAAAGCCATTCCATTGCAGAAATATTGTGGAACCATGGCCTTGAGTGCCTGTCAATGAAACCGAGGTTCGTGTGGATGAAACGCTCTTCCTGTCCAAATGCTCTTATTGTTGCTGCTCCAAGAAGTGATTCCGCAAAATGATGAAGGATTGGAGCTCTCTGAATTCCCGATAATCGAGCTAATTCTCTTGCTGTAGGTATATAATATTGCTGCAAAAACCATTATATGATAGTGTGTCATTCTGGATTTCAATAGAAAATAATTCTCTTAGCtctatacatacacatatacatatatattcagtACCTGGCACCAAAAGCAGACTGCTGTCACAGGgatgaaaattaagaaaactGGCCATGCAACTTGAGACATAACAGTTATAGTGCCGAGAATTTGTATCACAGAAAAAGCACACCATCCTAATTTTAGTGCAATTTCCAAGTCAACAACACTTTGATCAGTAGATACCTGTCAAGAAGTTAGCGCAAGTATATAATCAAATCCAAACTGACCAGAGAATGGaatgaaacaaaacaaatgatacAAGAACTAACCCTGTTTAAAATTCTTCCTGTTGGTGTTGAATCGAAGAAAGACATTGGAGCACGAAGAATACAATGAAGCATGTCTGTGAAGAGTTTTTGTGATGTTAGAAGCCCGGCAATTGTCACTAGCATTGCACGAACCAGTACACCCAGTGCACTTCCTATTGAAAGGAGTATGTAGACCATGAAAACAAATCCAATTCCTATGGTTTGCTCTGTTGTTGCTTCTGCTGGAGAAGCCCAGGCCATCCAGTAGTTACTTGCTACCTGTAAAATTTGGAAGAAGCATTGTGCTAAGACTATTACAGGTACGAGAGCACCACCGTATACCGCCTTTAAATATGTCCAGTAAACGGCTTTGCCGATGCTtcccttctctctttcttcatcttGAGTTAGCCTTCCTCTATCAGGAGCGTCTTCACAAAGGTTCTGTTCAGATTCCTGCTTCTCAACTCTTTGAACCTGAGTTGCTGTTGAGTCATCTCCTTCAAactcatcaatatttttttcatcttcttgaATGACTCTGCTTGAGTTTTCAGCACTGAGAATTGATTCAAGTGCTTGGTTATGAGCTCCAACCAGCACctcaaatcctatattttgctGCAGAAGCTCATCAAACTTTCCAGCCTGTGCTATTCTTCCATTCTGCATCACCTGGTGAATCAATGACAAAATCTCAGTTAGTGTACACTATACAACatgaggggaaaaaaaattattcaatcatataaatatatatatatttcattaccAGAATCAGGTCTGCTGCAGGGAGGAACTCAACTTGGTGTGTCACATAAAGTATGGTTTTATCCTTGAGAAGCCCCATCAGGCAATCCTGCATGAAATACAACAAAGatcatacattttatttaattttgttcttgATGAATTAATTGTATGTGCTTCAAGGAGATAAATGATGAACCTTAAATAACTGAGTGCCAGTGTGAGCATCCACAGCACTGAAAGGATCATCAAGAAGATAAATATCGGCATCTTGATACACTGCTCTTGCTATCTGAATCCGTTGCTTCTGGCCTCCGCTCATATTGATCCCTCTTTCTCCAATCTCCGTCAGGTCACCGCTCGCGAAAAGCTCCAAATCTTTAGTCAATGCACATGCATGGATTGTTTGCTCATACTTATCGAACTCATAAGGATTTCCGAAGAGAATGTTGTCTCTTACATTGCCTGTGAGTATCCAGGGTGATTGTGGAACATAAGCCTTACTGCCACTGATCTTCACTGTTCCATTGAGTTTCGCAAGCTCCCCGAGTATGCTTGAAAGTAGGCTAGACTTCCCTGAACCAACAGTCCCACAAATGGCCACCTTCATTCCTCTTCTCACACTCAGCTGAATTCCATCAAGTGTTGGATGTCTGGATTCAGGATCCCAGCTGAATTTCCCATGATCAATCTCAACTGCAAACTCTGTTTCAGTCTTGGGAAAAACTTGAACAGCATCA
This window harbors:
- the LOC120258370 gene encoding LOW QUALITY PROTEIN: putative ABC transporter C family member 15 (The sequence of the model RefSeq protein was modified relative to this genomic sequence to represent the inferred CDS: deleted 1 base in 1 codon), whose translation is MNPTWSVSISAISHAFKHVLLQNWILWSETNNNSPCLFNAVIICLQVLFIISISIQFLHKKFFHKFKTSEEERSQEFNHDDDDDDVSRKQANCMKLGFSYHASRVCCSLLASIQLLRLLLFLLKGYNIFGHCKSMLSFLTEITQLISWTVTLVAVFQFQKTKSVRLPWLIRLWWVCSFIQSGVSIAFDIHSLLFNDGVIGIKEYTDLSSLTACTYLMFVSLRGTTGIIRLSSSGIREPLLQKSTEKHSEISKRNSPYGRASIIQLVTFSWMNPLFSIGVKKPLEQDDAPDVDFKDSAEPLSYSFGECVNAARERHGSTSLSIYRAMVMHIWKKAAINAGFAVVAACCSYVGPSLIDDFVKFLGAKEEHGVRQGYYLALAFLSAKVVETVCQRQWIFGARQLGLRLRAALISHIYKKGLRLSSQSRQNHTSGEIINYMSVDIQRITDLIWYSNVVWMLPIQISLAIIVLHKNLGMGAFAGLAITFLIMTLNIPLTRLQKRYQAKIMEAKDERMKATSEVLRNMKILKLQAWDTQYLHKLEDLRKTEYGWLWSSLRLQAITSFIFWGAPAFISVVTFGVCILLGIPLTAGRVLAALATFRMLQDPIFSLPDLLSALAQGKVSADRIASYFQEDEMKLDAVQVFPKTETEFAVEIDHGKFSWDPESRHPTLDGIQLSVRRGMKVAICGTVGSGKSSLLSSILGELAKLNGTVKISGSKAYVPQSPWILTGNVRDNILFGNPYEFDKYEQTIHACALTKDLELFASGDLTEIGERGINMSGGQKQRIQIARAVYQDADIYLLDDPFSAVDAHTGTQLFKDCLMGLLKDKTILYVTHQVEFLPAADLILVMQNGRIAQAGKFDELLQQNIGFEVLVGAHNQALESILSAENSSRVIQEDEKNIDEFEGDDSTATQVQRVEKQESEQNLCEDAPDRGRLTQDEEREKGSIGKAVYWTYLKAVYGGALVPVIVLAQCFFQILQVASNYWMAWASPAEATTEQTIGIGFVFMVYILLSIGSALGVLVRAMLVTIAGLLTSQKLFTDMLHCILRAPMSFFDSTPTGRILNRVSTDQSVVDLEIALKLGWCAFSVIQILGTITVMSQVAWPVFLIFIPVTAVCFWCQQYYIPTARELARLSGIQRAPILHHFAESLLGAATIRAFGQEERFIHTNLGFIDRHSRPWFHNISAMEWLSFRLNLLSNFVFAFSLILLVSLPEGFINPSLAGLAVTYGLNLNSQLATIIWNICNAENKMISVERILQYSRIKSEAPLVIDSCRPPANWPNTGTICFTNLKVRYAEHLPSVLRNITCTIPGRKKVGVVGRTGSGKSTLIQALFRIVEPREGSIVIDNVDICKIGLHDLRARLSIIPQDPTMFEGTARGNLDPLNEYPDQRIWEVLNKCQLGELVRQDEKKLELKIVENGDNLSVGQRQLFCLGRALLKRSAVLVLDEATASVDSATDGIIQETIREEFEGCTVVTIAHRIHTVIDSDLILVLSEGKVLEYDSPAKLLEREDSAFSKLIKEYSLRSQSFSCLTNGV